Proteins from one Natrinema versiforme genomic window:
- a CDS encoding TRAP transporter fused permease subunit, whose product MIGKTRDIDLNLSDWRDYYIWLIGVPWAIFHLYAGLRYVNILTLTYVHVMAATSVAFALNPTSIPRLSERINSIIDIVLVLSPVIIMGYLLMIQERVMTRIPQAHEVTTLDLFFGTLTVILLLEATRRIIGVALAAIAGTFIAYGFLGPLLPPIFAHSGLDYTGIIDILFLTEQSFFGTPAKMSARYVFLFVLFGSILLQSGADDNFLDLAKSIGGDLKGGAAKIAVAASALMATINGSAVANTVSTGSITIPMMNRSGYDAESAGATESLASTGGQLMPPVMGAAAFIMADISGIPYFEIVIYAIIPSILFYVGVYSSVHFEATRQNIGTVDTEDIPPLATSIRRSLHLSIPILGLLFVMYTTMNVEYAASVTVLLTFVTVAFHETTRMSFVDYLGAFKRAAEMVVSAAIPCAVAGIIIGIVYYTGIAARITSIILSLTAGMLVPTLILVAVICLVLGMGMPTTAAYVTVAVLAVPTLIELGMPTISAHLFGLYFSVISMVTPPIAIAAFAASSISGGSSWKTGIQAFKMGLAIYIVPFLFLLHPSLLGIGTSIEIGQWFAIATVVVVVISAAGVGYLFTKLTLIERVVLLVGALVTVFASSFYWIGLLLIFLGLLSQVKIGADIVASWRTS is encoded by the coding sequence ATGATTGGAAAAACACGGGATATCGATCTGAACTTGAGCGACTGGCGAGACTACTACATCTGGCTTATCGGTGTTCCCTGGGCGATTTTCCATCTCTATGCCGGGTTGCGGTACGTGAATATATTGACGCTGACGTACGTCCACGTCATGGCGGCAACATCCGTCGCATTCGCACTTAATCCGACATCGATACCAAGGCTTAGCGAGCGGATCAATTCGATTATCGATATCGTTCTTGTTCTCTCACCAGTAATCATCATGGGATATCTTCTCATGATCCAAGAGCGGGTTATGACCCGTATTCCGCAAGCTCACGAGGTAACTACGTTGGATCTGTTTTTCGGAACGCTCACTGTGATTCTCCTGCTCGAGGCGACAAGACGCATTATCGGCGTTGCTCTCGCCGCGATAGCGGGAACGTTCATCGCGTACGGTTTCCTGGGACCGCTTCTGCCACCGATTTTCGCACACAGTGGACTCGATTATACGGGGATTATCGACATTCTCTTTCTCACTGAACAGTCATTTTTTGGAACACCAGCGAAAATGTCGGCCCGATACGTGTTCCTGTTTGTCCTCTTCGGATCGATCCTCCTTCAAAGCGGGGCTGACGATAATTTCCTTGACCTCGCGAAATCCATCGGCGGGGACCTGAAAGGAGGTGCAGCCAAGATCGCCGTCGCCGCCAGTGCCTTAATGGCGACGATCAACGGCAGCGCCGTGGCTAATACGGTTTCGACCGGGTCGATTACGATTCCGATGATGAATCGATCGGGATACGATGCCGAGAGCGCTGGTGCGACAGAGTCGCTCGCTTCAACAGGTGGGCAACTGATGCCACCCGTAATGGGTGCTGCGGCCTTCATTATGGCAGACATCTCCGGAATACCGTACTTCGAAATAGTTATTTATGCAATCATTCCATCAATCCTGTTTTACGTCGGCGTTTATTCGTCTGTCCACTTCGAGGCCACTCGGCAGAATATCGGAACGGTTGACACCGAGGATATTCCACCGCTAGCAACGTCCATCCGTCGGTCACTTCATCTCTCAATCCCTATTCTCGGGCTATTGTTCGTAATGTATACGACGATGAATGTCGAATACGCGGCATCGGTTACCGTTCTACTGACGTTCGTTACGGTCGCGTTCCACGAAACGACTCGCATGTCGTTCGTCGATTACCTCGGGGCATTCAAACGAGCGGCAGAGATGGTCGTTTCAGCGGCCATTCCGTGTGCAGTAGCGGGTATTATCATCGGCATCGTCTATTATACGGGCATCGCAGCGCGGATCACGTCCATTATTCTCTCTCTCACGGCCGGAATGCTCGTTCCTACGCTCATTCTGGTTGCGGTTATCTGTCTCGTTCTGGGTATGGGAATGCCGACGACTGCTGCGTACGTGACCGTCGCGGTCCTCGCCGTTCCAACGCTTATCGAACTCGGCATGCCGACGATTTCCGCACACCTCTTCGGCTTGTATTTCTCAGTCATCTCAATGGTCACACCGCCGATCGCGATTGCGGCCTTTGCCGCGTCGAGTATTTCCGGCGGGAGTTCATGGAAAACGGGAATACAAGCGTTCAAGATGGGACTAGCAATCTATATCGTCCCTTTCCTGTTTCTCCTTCACCCGTCATTATTAGGAATCGGTACGTCGATCGAGATCGGTCAGTGGTTCGCTATCGCAACGGTCGTCGTTGTCGTGATCTCCGCTGCGGGAGTCGGATATCTGTTCACAAAACTAACGCTTATTGAACGGGTCGTTCTCCTCGTTGGCGCCCTCGTCACGGTCTTCGCATCGTCGTTCTACTGGATCGGGCTCCTTCTGATCTTCCTCGGTCTACTCAGTCAGGTGAAGATCGGCGCCGATATCGTCGCGAGTTGGCGAACCAGCTAA